A single window of Desulfovibrio sp. DNA harbors:
- a CDS encoding molybdopterin dinucleotide binding domain-containing protein, giving the protein MDTKKRKILGAGAVILGAGAVAAATAGAGKKIINGIVNGTAGEPVRDPINKNALQPEFTVAEDGAVALGKGRRVAFNHCWGCCTMCGVRLHIDEAQDKVVRVAGNPYNPLSASHAVPMSMPVREALVGLSARSAGEEEPTGHERRSTVCGRGAAMIDASASPFRITHCLKRVGKRGEGRWKTIAFEQLVEEVVEGGDLFGEGHVDGLRAIREAPGPASPQNPEFGPHSNRLLLTYALDDGRERFFFQRFGVQSYGTRNFGKHGAYCGLSFRMGSGLVLNDMATNAHAKPDFENCEFALFWGTAPAQAGNPFKHSARMVAEARTNGKLRYAVVDPVLRLSTTDAVRDRARWIPVRPDMDVALALGMIRWILENERYDAHFLCRPTLKAATDAGEAAFSNATHLVCLSGPEQGKILRMPPQAESKGPDGKPLPGEALVLSPSGELLPADKCAEAALFFNGEVTLPDGARVQAATTLQLLKEEALAHSLEEYAALCGVASETMIDLAREFTAHGKKAAADAHGGMMTATGMNATFAVLTLNTLIGNLNAKGGLCVAPGNFHNPAFPGPRYNLADFPGKKEPKGFPANRCKAAYEKSTAYKQKVEAGESPYPAAMPWFPLTAPNLPAEHLLGHANGYPFTFKCWINWTGNVIYGHGGLKRALDSKLKDPKDLPLIVGIDAFHNETNAYADYLVPDPCLYEVWGGFAEAWSGVLTRMSTARWPAIEPRQQKSASGQPVCMELFLIEAAKRMNLPGFGDKAIPDASGELHPLHTPQDYYLRLAANMAFFKGKVLPSPTEQDVKLSGIGRIMADIIKVLEPEEQGPVAYLYSRGGRYEPAADSYEGDTTRSRWTRAMCIYNEEAATAVHSQTGRHYSGIPRLRDAEFTDGTPLRSRWTDKEYPLLMVSFKSNLINSYAIISPRLRSIKPVNMVMVNKDDAQALGIAHGDMVRLVTPGGAETAQATVSDGIMRGVVGVEHGFGHKALGAGDIVVDGERIVALKGAAAGINLNDLVPDDPSRKGFSALTESDTGSAVRQGIPLRIEKLA; this is encoded by the coding sequence ATGGATACCAAAAAACGTAAAATTTTGGGCGCAGGCGCGGTGATTCTTGGCGCGGGCGCGGTGGCCGCCGCCACAGCGGGCGCCGGCAAAAAAATTATTAATGGCATTGTGAACGGCACCGCAGGTGAGCCGGTGCGCGACCCCATCAACAAAAACGCCCTGCAGCCGGAATTTACGGTGGCCGAAGACGGTGCGGTGGCACTGGGCAAGGGCAGGCGCGTTGCCTTCAACCATTGCTGGGGCTGCTGCACCATGTGCGGCGTGCGCCTGCACATTGACGAAGCGCAGGATAAGGTCGTTCGCGTGGCGGGCAACCCGTACAATCCCCTTTCCGCCTCACACGCCGTGCCCATGAGCATGCCTGTGCGCGAGGCGCTTGTCGGGCTTTCCGCCAGAAGCGCGGGGGAGGAAGAACCCACAGGGCATGAGCGCCGCTCCACCGTTTGCGGGCGCGGCGCTGCCATGATTGACGCTTCGGCAAGCCCTTTTCGCATTACCCACTGCCTCAAGCGGGTGGGCAAGCGCGGTGAGGGCCGCTGGAAAACCATTGCCTTTGAGCAGCTTGTTGAAGAAGTGGTTGAGGGCGGCGACCTTTTTGGCGAAGGCCATGTGGACGGGCTGCGGGCCATCCGCGAAGCCCCCGGCCCGGCCAGTCCCCAGAACCCGGAATTCGGGCCGCACTCCAACCGGCTGCTGCTGACCTATGCTCTGGATGATGGCCGCGAACGCTTTTTCTTTCAGCGTTTTGGCGTGCAGTCGTATGGTACGCGCAATTTCGGCAAGCACGGCGCGTACTGCGGGCTGTCGTTCCGCATGGGCTCCGGCCTTGTGCTGAATGATATGGCTACCAACGCGCACGCAAAACCGGATTTTGAAAATTGTGAGTTTGCCCTGTTCTGGGGCACCGCGCCCGCGCAGGCGGGCAATCCCTTCAAGCATTCGGCCCGCATGGTGGCTGAGGCCCGCACCAACGGCAAACTGCGCTATGCCGTGGTGGACCCGGTACTGCGGCTTTCCACCACCGATGCCGTGCGCGACAGGGCCCGCTGGATTCCTGTGCGGCCCGATATGGACGTGGCTCTGGCTCTGGGCATGATCCGCTGGATACTGGAAAACGAGCGTTACGACGCGCATTTTCTTTGCCGCCCCACGCTCAAGGCCGCCACGGATGCCGGGGAAGCCGCTTTTTCCAACGCCACGCACCTTGTGTGCCTTTCCGGCCCTGAACAGGGCAAGATACTGCGCATGCCGCCGCAGGCCGAGAGCAAGGGGCCGGACGGAAAGCCCCTGCCCGGTGAAGCGCTTGTGCTTTCGCCCTCTGGCGAGTTGCTGCCTGCGGACAAATGCGCGGAAGCGGCGCTGTTTTTCAACGGCGAAGTGACGCTGCCGGACGGCGCGCGGGTTCAGGCCGCCACGACCCTGCAGTTGCTCAAGGAAGAAGCCCTGGCGCACTCGCTGGAGGAATATGCGGCCCTGTGTGGCGTTGCCAGCGAGACCATGATTGATCTGGCGCGGGAGTTCACGGCCCACGGCAAAAAAGCGGCGGCGGACGCTCACGGCGGCATGATGACCGCCACGGGCATGAACGCCACCTTTGCCGTGCTGACCCTCAATACGCTCATTGGCAATCTCAACGCCAAGGGGGGCCTGTGCGTCGCGCCCGGCAATTTCCACAACCCGGCTTTTCCCGGCCCGCGCTATAATCTGGCGGATTTTCCCGGCAAAAAGGAACCCAAGGGCTTTCCGGCCAACCGCTGCAAGGCGGCGTACGAAAAATCCACTGCCTACAAGCAGAAGGTTGAGGCCGGGGAATCTCCGTATCCCGCCGCAATGCCGTGGTTTCCGCTCACTGCGCCCAATCTGCCCGCCGAGCACCTGCTGGGCCACGCCAACGGCTATCCCTTTACTTTCAAGTGCTGGATCAACTGGACAGGCAATGTGATTTACGGCCATGGCGGGCTCAAGCGGGCGCTGGACTCCAAGCTGAAAGATCCCAAGGATCTGCCGCTCATTGTGGGCATTGACGCCTTTCATAACGAAACCAACGCCTATGCGGACTATCTTGTGCCGGATCCCTGTCTGTACGAGGTGTGGGGCGGTTTTGCCGAAGCATGGAGCGGCGTGCTGACCCGCATGTCCACGGCGCGCTGGCCTGCCATTGAGCCGCGCCAGCAAAAATCGGCCTCCGGGCAGCCCGTGTGCATGGAGCTTTTTTTGATTGAGGCCGCCAAGCGCATGAATTTGCCCGGCTTTGGCGACAAGGCCATTCCTGATGCCTCCGGCGAACTGCACCCGCTGCACACGCCGCAGGATTACTATCTGCGCCTTGCCGCGAACATGGCTTTTTTCAAAGGCAAAGTCCTGCCTTCACCCACGGAGCAGGACGTGAAGCTTTCGGGCATCGGCCGCATAATGGCCGACATTATCAAGGTGCTTGAGCCCGAAGAGCAGGGGCCTGTGGCCTATCTTTACAGCCGTGGCGGGCGCTACGAGCCTGCTGCCGACAGTTATGAAGGCGATACGACCAGGAGCCGCTGGACGAGGGCCATGTGCATTTATAATGAAGAAGCGGCCACGGCCGTGCATTCGCAGACCGGCAGGCACTACAGCGGTATCCCGCGACTGCGCGATGCGGAGTTCACGGACGGAACGCCCTTGCGCTCACGCTGGACGGACAAGGAATATCCCTTGCTCATGGTGTCTTTCAAGTCCAACCTCATAAACTCCTACGCCATCATTTCGCCGCGTCTGCGCTCCATCAAACCGGTCAATATGGTGATGGTCAACAAGGATGACGCCCAAGCGCTGGGCATTGCCCATGGCGACATGGTGCGCCTGGTCACGCCCGGCGGTGCGGAAACAGCGCAGGCCACCGTGTCGGACGGCATCATGCGCGGCGTTGTGGGGGTTGAGCACGGCTTTGGGCACAAGGCTCTGGGTGCAGGAGACATCGTGGTGGACGGCGAGCGCATTGTGGCGCTCAAAGGGGCCGCCGCAGGTATCAACCTCAATGATCTTGTGCCGGACGACCCCAGCCGCAAGGGCTTTTCTGCCTTGACGGAAAGCGACACGGGCAGTGCCGTGCGTCAGGGCATTCCCTTGCGTATTGAAAAACTGGCCTGA
- a CDS encoding polysulfide reductase NrfD, protein MHDILDLVPFVNRPEWGAWEPLALIMILAGGVSAFGAGLAALRGAKPFMVHVLALTSCIALACGIMGVFVPLEQPFRVWEFAAHPSFSSWTAWGAYILPLCLLSVLAVLWQSGKEQTANRAVALAAAALGILALAYATGEVRACVGRVLWVGYWSSMELIAAGIAAASGLVLLTWLRLRLDDFAQGVSHVAPLLTLGGLCLVLQMLCALLTLLVRAPQGYAAFVGMWWHAPEILSALLALCTLLLGSGTLGRLAVRGSFALLSAMLLLWKIIHMGEIFGRNASLYPAREAFADLLTLDALAAFGGTVGLMVVLATVLPFLLPSSSKAKQI, encoded by the coding sequence ATGCACGACATTCTTGACCTTGTGCCCTTTGTCAACAGGCCGGAGTGGGGCGCGTGGGAACCTCTGGCCCTGATCATGATCCTTGCGGGCGGCGTGAGCGCTTTTGGCGCGGGGCTGGCCGCCCTGCGTGGGGCAAAGCCCTTTATGGTGCATGTGCTGGCGCTGACAAGCTGCATTGCTCTGGCCTGCGGGATTATGGGCGTATTTGTGCCGCTTGAGCAGCCCTTCCGCGTGTGGGAGTTTGCCGCACATCCTTCATTCAGTTCCTGGACAGCCTGGGGAGCCTATATTCTGCCCCTGTGTCTTTTGAGCGTGCTGGCGGTGCTCTGGCAGAGCGGCAAGGAGCAGACCGCCAATCGGGCCGTGGCCCTGGCTGCGGCAGCTCTGGGCATTTTGGCCCTGGCCTATGCCACGGGCGAAGTTCGGGCCTGCGTGGGCCGGGTTCTCTGGGTCGGGTACTGGTCGTCGATGGAGTTGATTGCCGCCGGGATTGCGGCTGCCAGCGGTCTGGTTCTGCTGACCTGGCTGCGCCTGCGTCTTGATGATTTCGCTCAGGGGGTCAGTCACGTGGCCCCGCTACTGACGCTTGGCGGCCTGTGCCTGGTATTGCAGATGCTGTGCGCTTTGCTGACCCTGCTGGTGCGCGCTCCGCAAGGGTATGCCGCCTTTGTGGGCATGTGGTGGCACGCGCCGGAGATTCTGTCGGCCCTGCTGGCCCTCTGCACTCTGCTGCTCGGCAGCGGCACTCTGGGCCGCCTTGCGGTCAGGGGATCGTTTGCGCTGCTTTCCGCCATGCTGCTGCTGTGGAAGATCATCCACATGGGCGAAATATTCGGGCGCAACGCCTCTCTGTATCCCGCGCGCGAAGCCTTTGCCGACCTCCTCACGCTGGACGCGCTGGCCGCTTTTGGCGGCACCGTTGGTCTGATGGTTGTTCTGGCGACGGTTCTGCCTTTCCTGCTGCCTTCCTCCTCCAAGGCCAAACAAATTTAG
- the kdpB gene encoding potassium-transporting ATPase subunit KdpB: protein MSTKSEQTMNGSRMLQEALASSFAKLAPRSQARNFVMFTVYLSAIMTTILAVFAVLGGPGAISAHTVQAGFAGAVAVILWFTVLFANFAEAIAEGRGKAQADSLRKARKNVTARRLPNPATRDSHVMTPSTDLKPGDYVLVYAGEQIPADGDVTEGAASVDESAITGESAPVIRESGGDRSAVTGGTTILSDWLVIRVTSEVGRSFLDRMIAMVEGAARQKTPNEIALNILLVALTIIFLLVTGSLWCFARFAAEQGHAANPADLTSLLALYVCLAPTTIGALLSSIGIAGMSRLNRANVLAMSGRAIEAAGDVDVLLLDKTGTITLGNRQAVAFMPVDGHSEQELAHAAQLASLADETPEGRSIVQLAETMSPRRTTEHNDDHMLFVPFTAQTRMSGVDVQNSSIRKGAADAVERFVEGMGGHISERCAEEVSAIARQGGTPLVVARDAAVLGVVHLKDVIKDGVREKFGELRRMGIKTVMITGDNPLTAAAIAAEAGVDDFLAEATPEAKLALIRRFQAKGHLVAMTGDGTNDAPALAQADVAVAMNTGTQAAKEAGNMVDLDSSPTKLLDIVRIGKQLLMTRGSLTTFSLANDAAKYFAIIPALFMGLYPGLGALNIMGLHSPHSAILAATIYNALIIVALIPLALRGVKYREECSEHLLRRNLFIYGLGGLAAPFVAIKLIDLCLVGLGLA, encoded by the coding sequence ATGTCCACAAAATCAGAACAAACCATGAATGGCAGCCGCATGCTGCAAGAGGCGTTGGCAAGCTCGTTCGCCAAGCTGGCCCCCCGCTCCCAAGCCCGCAACTTTGTCATGTTTACCGTGTACCTTTCCGCCATCATGACCACGATTCTGGCCGTTTTTGCCGTTCTGGGCGGTCCGGGTGCAATTTCTGCCCACACCGTGCAAGCCGGATTTGCTGGCGCAGTGGCCGTCATCTTGTGGTTCACGGTACTGTTCGCCAACTTTGCCGAGGCCATAGCCGAAGGTCGGGGCAAGGCGCAGGCCGACAGCTTGCGCAAAGCGCGTAAAAACGTCACCGCCCGTCGGCTGCCGAATCCCGCCACGCGCGATTCGCACGTCATGACGCCGTCCACCGACCTGAAGCCCGGCGACTATGTGCTGGTATACGCCGGAGAGCAGATCCCCGCCGACGGCGACGTTACGGAAGGCGCGGCATCTGTTGATGAAAGCGCCATCACGGGCGAATCCGCCCCTGTCATCCGTGAAAGCGGCGGAGACCGCAGCGCCGTTACCGGCGGCACCACGATTCTTTCCGACTGGCTTGTGATTCGCGTTACCAGCGAGGTGGGCCGCAGCTTTCTGGACAGGATGATTGCCATGGTTGAAGGGGCCGCCCGGCAAAAAACCCCCAACGAAATAGCCCTGAACATCCTGCTGGTGGCGCTTACCATTATTTTTCTGCTGGTTACGGGTTCTCTGTGGTGCTTCGCGCGCTTTGCCGCAGAACAGGGGCACGCCGCCAACCCTGCTGACCTCACTTCGCTGTTGGCCCTGTATGTGTGCCTGGCCCCGACCACTATTGGCGCGCTGCTTTCGTCCATAGGGATCGCGGGCATGAGCCGTCTGAACCGGGCAAATGTTCTCGCCATGAGCGGACGCGCCATTGAAGCGGCGGGCGATGTGGATGTGCTTCTGCTGGACAAAACAGGCACCATCACTCTTGGCAACCGGCAGGCAGTGGCTTTCATGCCCGTGGATGGGCACAGCGAACAGGAACTGGCCCACGCGGCGCAGCTTGCCTCGCTGGCGGACGAGACTCCCGAGGGCCGCAGCATTGTGCAGCTTGCCGAAACCATGTCGCCCCGGCGCACCACAGAGCACAATGACGACCACATGCTTTTTGTGCCTTTTACAGCCCAAACCCGCATGAGCGGCGTTGACGTGCAGAATTCTTCCATCCGCAAAGGAGCGGCCGATGCCGTTGAACGCTTTGTTGAGGGCATGGGCGGCCACATCAGCGAGCGCTGCGCGGAAGAAGTCAGCGCCATTGCCCGCCAGGGTGGAACGCCGCTGGTGGTGGCCCGTGACGCCGCTGTGCTTGGCGTTGTCCATCTCAAGGACGTGATCAAGGACGGCGTCCGGGAAAAATTTGGCGAACTGCGCCGCATGGGCATAAAAACGGTCATGATTACCGGCGACAACCCGCTTACTGCGGCTGCCATTGCCGCAGAGGCCGGCGTGGACGACTTTTTGGCCGAAGCCACCCCGGAAGCCAAACTGGCGCTTATCCGCAGGTTTCAGGCAAAAGGGCATCTGGTGGCCATGACCGGCGACGGAACCAACGATGCCCCGGCTCTGGCGCAGGCGGACGTGGCTGTTGCCATGAATACGGGAACACAGGCGGCCAAGGAAGCGGGCAATATGGTGGACCTTGATTCGTCGCCCACAAAGCTGTTGGACATCGTGCGCATCGGCAAGCAGTTGCTCATGACGCGCGGCAGCCTCACAACCTTTTCACTGGCCAACGACGCGGCAAAATACTTTGCCATCATCCCTGCCCTGTTTATGGGATTATACCCCGGCCTGGGAGCGCTGAACATCATGGGTCTGCACAGTCCGCACAGCGCCATTCTTGCCGCCACCATTTACAATGCGCTTATCATTGTGGCGCTTATTCCCCTGGCCCTGCGGGGCGTGAAGTACCGTGAGGAGTGTTCCGAGCACCTGCTGCGCCGTAACCTTTTCATCTACGGGTTGGGGGGACTGGCCGCACCCTTTGTGGCCATCAAGCTTATTGATTTATGTCTGGTCGGCCTTGGGCTGGCTTGA
- the dsrO gene encoding sulfate reduction electron transfer complex DsrMKJOP subunit DsrO, with the protein MLQPGIAYLAVKIGDLMQRRTFLSLCCVSAASLLPGRALAEAGESKSRYAMLIDLRRCVGCQSCTVSCGAENAVPLGNFRTTVSEYAMGGVPSEHKVPSVAVIPRLCNHCENPPCVPVCPVGATFKRADGLVLIDATTCIGCGFCVQACPYDARFLNRETHTADKCTFCAHRTAAGLLPACVENCVGGARIFGDLRDPKSAVSKMLAAYKGKIAVLYPEKSTDPHVFYLGLDRFFTRSDSIPQPMPITPLERT; encoded by the coding sequence ATGCTCCAACCTGGAATAGCATATCTAGCTGTAAAAATTGGAGACTTGATGCAACGTCGAACATTTCTTTCTCTCTGCTGCGTCAGCGCAGCTTCGCTGCTTCCGGGCCGCGCGTTGGCTGAGGCAGGTGAGAGTAAATCCCGATACGCCATGCTGATTGATTTGAGGCGCTGTGTGGGCTGTCAGTCGTGCACGGTCTCGTGCGGGGCGGAAAACGCCGTGCCGCTGGGGAACTTTCGCACCACTGTGAGCGAATACGCCATGGGCGGCGTCCCCTCTGAGCACAAAGTGCCCTCGGTGGCAGTCATTCCCCGCCTGTGCAACCATTGCGAAAATCCCCCGTGCGTGCCCGTGTGCCCTGTGGGAGCCACGTTCAAGCGGGCAGACGGCCTCGTCCTGATCGACGCCACAACCTGTATCGGCTGTGGGTTCTGCGTGCAGGCCTGCCCGTACGACGCCCGCTTTCTGAACCGGGAAACCCACACCGCAGACAAGTGCACCTTTTGCGCGCACCGGACTGCCGCCGGGCTTCTGCCCGCCTGTGTGGAAAACTGTGTTGGCGGCGCTCGAATTTTTGGCGATCTGCGCGATCCCAAAAGCGCTGTCAGCAAAATGCTGGCCGCATACAAGGGCAAGATTGCCGTTTTGTATCCCGAAAAATCTACCGATCCTCATGTGTTTTATCTCGGGTTGGACAGGTTCTTTACCCGCTCGGATTCCATTCCGCAGCCAATGCCTATCACACCACTGGAGAGGACGTAG
- the kdpA gene encoding potassium-transporting ATPase subunit KdpA: MENVILQCALYLLVLAVLAWPLGIYMGKVMDGESLGILSLLAPCERALYRILGVNPTEQMGWKRYLGCVLAFSAVSIVILVLLLMVQHTLPLNPQGIPDTSWDLALNTAVSFVTNTNWQAYSGESSMSYLAQMAGLTVQNFASAAVGIAVLFAFIRGLRSSGTAALGNFWADVTRGTLYILMPFSLVLSLLLVWQGVPQNFSDYKTVALLEPLSTEDGTAVTEQMVPMGPQASQVAPKQLGTNGGGYNGVNSAHPHENPTPLSNMLEMLSLLLIPAGLCFTFGQKAGDMRQGFAVFAAMFLLLAMAVSFTAWAEQKATPQLAQNERINLSPQDGSIAQPGGNMEGKETRFGIVNSAVWAAATTAASNGAVNAMHDSFTPIGGLVPMVLMQLGEVVYGGVGSGLYGMLAFVLLTVFLAGLMVGRTPEYLGKKVEPFEMKMAAVVCLATPVIILIGSGIMCLAPQVVESLNNPLPHGFSEILYAATSAGANNGSAFAGLNANTPFLNVLLSALMLASRFVPIAAILAVAESLARKKKVAASAGTLSTSNGIFVFLLVFVVLLVGALSFFPALALGPVAEHLQMAR; encoded by the coding sequence ATGGAAAATGTCATTCTTCAATGCGCACTGTACCTTCTGGTATTGGCCGTGCTTGCGTGGCCTTTGGGGATATACATGGGCAAGGTCATGGACGGGGAGTCGCTGGGCATCCTTTCCTTGCTTGCGCCTTGTGAACGCGCCTTGTACCGAATTCTGGGGGTGAATCCCACGGAACAGATGGGCTGGAAGCGGTACCTGGGCTGCGTGCTGGCCTTTAGCGCCGTCAGCATCGTGATTCTTGTTCTTCTGCTTATGGTGCAGCATACGCTCCCCCTGAATCCGCAAGGCATACCCGACACAAGCTGGGACCTTGCCCTGAATACCGCCGTGAGCTTTGTCACCAACACCAACTGGCAGGCCTACTCCGGCGAGAGCTCCATGAGCTATCTGGCGCAGATGGCCGGGCTTACAGTGCAGAACTTCGCTTCCGCCGCTGTGGGCATTGCCGTTCTGTTTGCATTTATACGGGGCCTGCGATCTTCGGGAACTGCGGCATTGGGTAATTTTTGGGCTGACGTCACCAGGGGCACTCTGTATATCCTCATGCCGTTTTCTCTTGTGCTGTCGCTTCTGCTTGTGTGGCAGGGCGTGCCGCAAAATTTCTCAGACTACAAAACTGTTGCCCTGCTGGAACCGCTTTCCACAGAAGACGGAACAGCCGTTACCGAGCAAATGGTTCCCATGGGGCCGCAGGCTTCGCAGGTAGCTCCCAAACAACTGGGAACCAACGGCGGCGGTTATAACGGCGTCAACTCTGCCCACCCGCACGAAAACCCCACTCCCCTGTCGAATATGCTGGAGATGTTGAGTCTTTTGCTCATTCCCGCCGGGCTGTGCTTCACCTTTGGCCAGAAAGCAGGCGACATGCGCCAGGGCTTCGCCGTGTTTGCCGCCATGTTCCTGCTGCTGGCAATGGCTGTGAGCTTCACGGCATGGGCCGAGCAGAAAGCGACGCCGCAGCTTGCACAAAACGAACGGATAAATCTGTCCCCGCAAGACGGCTCCATTGCCCAGCCCGGCGGCAATATGGAAGGCAAGGAAACGCGTTTCGGCATAGTTAACAGCGCCGTATGGGCGGCCGCCACCACAGCCGCGTCCAACGGCGCGGTCAATGCCATGCACGACAGCTTCACGCCCATAGGCGGTCTTGTGCCCATGGTGCTCATGCAACTGGGAGAAGTGGTGTACGGCGGCGTGGGCAGCGGACTTTACGGCATGTTGGCCTTTGTATTGCTGACCGTGTTCCTGGCCGGACTTATGGTGGGCCGCACCCCGGAATACCTGGGCAAGAAAGTTGAACCTTTTGAAATGAAGATGGCTGCAGTGGTTTGCCTGGCGACCCCCGTGATCATCCTGATCGGCAGCGGCATCATGTGCCTTGCGCCGCAGGTTGTGGAAAGCCTCAACAACCCTCTGCCGCACGGATTCAGCGAAATCCTATATGCAGCCACATCTGCCGGGGCCAACAATGGCTCGGCGTTTGCCGGATTAAACGCCAACACGCCGTTCCTCAATGTTCTACTCAGCGCGCTCATGCTGGCCAGCCGGTTTGTGCCCATTGCCGCTATTCTCGCGGTCGCGGAAAGCCTGGCCCGCAAAAAAAAGGTGGCCGCCAGCGCTGGCACGCTTTCGACCAGCAACGGCATATTTGTTTTCCTGCTGGTTTTTGTGGTGCTGCTTGTGGGCGCACTGAGCTTTTTCCCCGCGCTGGCTCTCGGGCCTGTGGCCGAACATTTACAAATGGCGCGGTAG
- a CDS encoding potassium-transporting ATPase subunit C has translation MHTLTVLRRAVVFLVLLTILTCAYTVIVTAAGKALFPFQVGGSIITINGKAYSTLLGQPFNAPNHLWGRPVSVDVSTYSANNKPLLYAGPSNKSPATAEYAVNLQTRLDHVRNAHPEKAGTPVPVELVTESASGLDPHISPAAAEYQVERLARATGFTLVEVRRTIAMYTEGRTLGLLGEPRVNVLKVNLALDGLLPSGRAAPADGDTLQQTGARATALAR, from the coding sequence ATGCACACCTTGACAGTACTACGCCGCGCTGTGGTTTTTCTGGTGCTTCTGACCATTCTTACATGTGCCTACACCGTGATTGTCACGGCTGCAGGCAAGGCTCTTTTTCCCTTTCAGGTCGGGGGCAGCATCATAACAATCAACGGCAAGGCATACAGCACCCTGCTGGGCCAGCCCTTCAACGCCCCCAATCATTTGTGGGGCCGCCCCGTCAGTGTGGACGTTTCCACATATTCCGCCAACAATAAGCCGCTGCTCTATGCCGGGCCCAGCAACAAAAGCCCTGCCACAGCAGAATACGCGGTAAATCTGCAAACCCGGCTTGACCACGTCAGAAACGCCCACCCGGAAAAAGCGGGCACGCCTGTGCCGGTTGAACTCGTGACGGAATCTGCCAGCGGCCTTGACCCGCATATTTCGCCCGCAGCGGCAGAATACCAGGTGGAAAGGCTGGCCCGCGCCACGGGCTTTACGCTTGTTGAGGTACGCCGTACCATTGCCATGTATACTGAAGGGCGAACCCTGGGGTTGCTGGGCGAACCCAGGGTGAATGTGCTCAAGGTCAATCTGGCGCTTGACGGGCTGCTGCCCAGTGGGCGCGCCGCTCCCGCCGATGGCGATACTTTGCAGCAAACCGGGGCCAGGGCGACGGCGCTTGCGCGCTAA